The following DNA comes from Ignavibacteria bacterium.
AAGGATTCAGGCTTCCTCCGCCCAGCATATGCAGATACTTTCCGCCCGCTCCATCAACGTGCATGTTAGTATCAAGTATTCCGTATTCCGGATCTTCAGAAGGTTCAAGCAGAACGCATCCTGCACCATCTCCAAATAGAACGCACGTGTTCCTGTCCTTAAAATTTGTGATGGTTGACATTTTATCAGCTCCAACTATCAGCACTTTTTTATACATTCCGCTTTCAATGAACTGCATTCCGGCAACTAGCGTGAAAATAAAACCAGAGCAGGCTGCAAGCACATCGAATCCCCATGCATTTTTAGCGCCGATCTTTTCCTGGATAACACAGGCGGTAGAAGGAAACAGCATATCCGGTGTTACAGTGCCAACCAATATCAGGTCCAGCTCTTCAGCTTTAATTCCGCGCCTTTCAAGAAGCATTTCAATAGCTTTTACAGCCATAAAAGACATCGGCTCGCCATTTGTCAAAATGCGGCGCTCACTTATACCGGTTCTGGTTTTGATCCATTCATCATTTGTTTCAACAATTTTTTCAAGATCAGCATTAGTAAGGACTGTTTCAGGTACATAATGTCCTACAGCTGTTATAGCGGCTCTTACTTTTCCCATAAAATTTTATATCTATAAAAATTTTTAAATTATATCAGTTTTCAGGCAAAAAATCCTTGATATCTTTGATCTTTTCTGCGATAATATCGTTTATTCCCGCTCTTGCCATCTGTTCTGCCTTAATTGCCATATTCATTATTGCGCGCGGCGATGACCTGCCGTGTCCGATAATTGAAATTCCGTTTACACCAAGCAGCGGAACTCCGCCGTATTCCTGGTAATCAAAATCCTTTAATATATCTTTAAGCGTGCCGTATGCCATACCGACTTTCATCTTATTAACAAAACCTCTATCAGCGTAATCTTTGAATTTAGTTTTAAGCAGGTTTAAAACGCTTTCAGCGAATTTAAGTACAATATTCCCTGTAAAACCATCGCATACAATAACATCTGTTTCGCCTTTCATTATATCGCGCCCTTCAACATTGCCAATAAAATTCAGCCCGCTTTTTTCAAGCAGATCATAAGTTTCAACGGTAACAGCATCACCTTTGGATTTTTCTTCTCCAACGCTTAGCAAGCCAATTTTGGGGTTATTTATCCCGTAGATATGATTTGCAAAAACCGAACCCATTACAGCGAACTGCACAAGCTGCAGAGGCTTGCAGTCAACATTGGCCCCGACATCAAAAACCATAGTTATGCCGCGCTCAGTCGGGAATCTTGATCCGATAGTGGGTCTGGATACATTTGCAATTCTGCCGAGAGTGAAAAGTGATGCAGCCATAACAGCGCCTGTATTGCCGGCACTGATAAAGCCATCGGCTTTACCGTTTTTGCATAACTTTAATCCTGAAACAAGCGATGAATCAGGTTTTTTGCGAATAGCTTCGGTTGGACTTTCATCCATACCTATAACATCTTCGGCATTATGTATATTTATTCTTGAACTATCGTAAGTGTGTTTTTTGAGCTCCTGCTCTATAAGCGATAATTTACCCACAAGCGTGATATTAATACCTTCGCATGTGCGCACTGTTTCAACGGCTCCTGCAACTTCGTTTACAGGAGCGTTATCTCCACCCATTGCATCCAGGGAAATGGTGACTTTATCCTTTGCCCCTTTGCTCAATTTACCGGTTTATTTAATTTATTTTTTGGGAATTACTATTGAGCGACCGTCATAAAAGCCGCAGCCGGGACAAACCCTGTGCATTAGCTTTGTTTCGCCGCAGTTGGGGCATGACATTGTGCTGGGAGCACTAGCCTTATAATGAGTTCTTCTTTTTCTGCTCCGTTGTTTTGAATGTTTGCGCTTTGGATTCGGCATTATATCACCTCTATATTATTCTTTTACTTAATTATTAATTTCTTATTTTTATAAACTTTTAATATTGATGCCCAGTAACTTAATACTTATCGTCATCTTCTTCTTTTTCAACAATAATATCTTTCCAGAATTCCTTTGTTCTTCCGCACCATGAACATGAACCATCAGGTTTTTCGTCAGGAAGCTTTTTCATAGGAACTGTTAATATAACAGCCTCTTTGATATCATTGGTTATATCAACTGATTTTATATGCGGACTGTAAGTCCTTATATAATCTTCATTGATTTCCTCTTCACGGGGAGACTTCTGAACAAAAACTAGCTCAAATTCTGAAGTTAACGGTTTTTCAAATTTTTCCAGGCACCTGTCGCACTCAAGCAATATTGTGCCTTTAAGCTGCGTTTTTATATCAAGCTGATGTGTAGTTTTAAACAACTCAAGCTTTATTTCGAGCGGATCCTTTACAAATCCGTCATCAAGACCTATTTCTTTTCCGTCAGAAATAAGCTCGAGAACCTGTGAACCTTCGTTTAAAGAACCAATATTTATCTTAATAGCCATAATATCCGCTAAAAAGCACTATTTTGCCCAATTTTTGTAGAAAATCTAACAAATATAAGAAAAATTAATTAAATTTTAAAGTAACAGTTACATGCATAGGATCAAAATATTATTTATATCATACAATATATGTACACAGGAAAATGTAAAATTTTTTATTTTTTAATCGGTTTAATTAAATTTAGAATTTATTAAATTGTAGTTTATTTTATTGGATTAATTGCGAAAAAATACTAAAAATATAAATAAAAATAAGACCGTCAAAATACCCTTATCAGAAACGAATAAATATGTCATATGGCTTTCATATTTTATTTTTATGATACTTGTTGTTTCTGCAACAACACATAAAATCGAAGATGATGATTTTTTCTGGCATCTTTCTACCGGTAAGTATATTACTGAAAGCGGGAGCATTCCTGTTACTGATGTTTTCGGGTATGTAGCACCGGAAACAAAATGGATCCCGTTTGAATGGGGTTCTGACATTCTATTTTACAAAATTTTCCAGGCTTTTGGTTACAACGGAATTTATATCTTCCGTTCAGTGGTATTTTGTATAATCTTTGTTATCCTGTTCAGATTATATTCAAAGTTCAGGATCAATTTAATTATATATCTGTTAGGGTCATTCATTCTTCTTGCAGGGATGTTTAACAGGTTTTCACCCAGGCCGCATTTATTCACATATTTGTTTTTAGCAATAATGCTGTACCTGTTGCTCACTTACAGGTATATAGACCGTGATAAATATTTCAACAGGCTGTATCTATTGCCTGTAATTTTTTTATTATGGGGCAATTTGCATCCGGGAGTAATTACAGGCATTATTTTTCTTCTTATCTTTACATCTTCGGAATTACTCACATATAAATTTCCTTCACCCGCTTTGGGAAGCTTTGATAAAATAAAAGAAGCCGGCAGGCTGAAAATACTTGTAATAATAACACTCATTTCATTGTTAGTACTGCTTGTAAACCCGCATGGCTTTTCGACATATCAATATATTTATCAGCACACAAATATGAAAATGCTGGAAAATATCGCGGAATGGATAAGCCCTTTCAGCAGTAAAATAAATGCTACGTTTGTTATAACCATATACAAAATATTATTGTTTTCTTCTATTGCTGTTCTATATTTTGCATACAAAAAAAAGGATATCCTGTTTGCATTATTGGTTTTGGTATTTGGGTTTTATTCAGTTACCGCTATAAGATTCACAGTCGATTTTGAGCTTATTGTTGTTCCTTTACTAATAATAAGCATTGATGGAATGCTATCCGGAATAAAAAGCAGCATGTACAGAAAAATAATAAACGGGTATCCTTCATTAATTGTTTTGATGATAATTTTTATTTATTTAGCTGTACAGTTCCAGAGGGATGAATTTTACATATCTATCCAGTATAACCGTGAAGCGGGAACAGGGATCAGCGGCAGATATTTTCCTCTGGGTCTTTACAAATTCATTAAAGAAAATAAGATTAAAGGTGTACCGTTCAATAATTTTGATACCGGCGGCTACCTGAAATGGGAAATTCCAGAGGAGAATATATTTATCGACAGCCGCAATCTTAGCGATGAGTTATACAATGAATATAATTCCATACTTAAAATGCAGCCTGGTTTTGAGAACAAACTTGAGAAGTACGGGATAAACCAGGTAATGTTTTTTGACCCGTTGCTCACACGGTTCCCGAATGTGATCAAACAGAACATCACCGAGTTTTTATTCCGCAACAAAGAGTGGGCACTTGTCTACTTTGATGATCTTTCATTTTTATTTCTTAAAAGAACACCTGAAAATGCGGATGTAATTAATAAATACAGCTATACCGTATTTAATCCTTACACAGCATTGTTTAACATGCCTCAGTTTAATGCAGATGTGAAAAATTCACCAATAGCTGCGCAGAACGAAGCAAAAAGAAAGCTGGCAGAAGAGCCAAACGGGTATTTCTTTTCAGGGATGAACGCTATGTTAAGGCAGATACTTAAACAGTAACATAATTTCTGCTTCACATTCAGTTTTTAACAATAAAAGGCGTTACTTTTTCAGGTAACGCCTTTTTCGAAGAGCTTTCCCGGCCATTTTCCGGGAAAATTCAATCGGAGGTATTTCTGGTAATATTACTTAATCAAAACGATCTTTTTAGTTTCTGAAGCAAAATCGGTTTCAATTCTGTAGAAATATACACCGCTGTTCAGGTTTGAAGCGTCTAAGGTAACTGAATGTAAACCTTCCGGCTTTTTACCGTTAACAAGCTCTGCAACTGTTCTTCCTAGTAAATCATATACACTTATCTTTACAAATGATTCTTTTACAAGGTTATAACTGATATTTGTTGAAGGATTGAACGGGTTGGGATAGTTAGTTGAGAGTCCCTTAAAATCACCTGAGCCATTCCTTGTAAGTTCAGTTATCCCGATAACACCATAATCATTTCCAAAGAAACCACCTGCATATATTATCGGGTATGCGGGTTTTACTGAAATACTATACGCTCCATCACCTGCATTTGTCGGACCATTGAACCTGCATTCCCACCTCTGGTTGCCGGTTTCACCGTAACCATAGGTTAAAAAATCATTCTGCTGTCCTGTTTTAAAGCTTTCGCCTGTAACATAAACGTATACATCCCAGCAAGGTACATCGCCTTCGCCGCCCGGTGAACCGGAAGCTATACAGGTTTTATTTATAACTTTTATATCCCGGGCTTTATCAGAAAGTCCGCCGTCATTTCTTTTAAGCCAATCCTGGTTGCCTGTTGAATTATTGTATTTAATTGTAACAAAATCATAGCTTGCTGTTCCTGATGATTTGCTGTACCCGGTAACATAAACATGTCCGTAAACATCCAGGTCAATTCCGGTTGCTGCATCAGTATCATTAATTGGAGTATTTGTATATCTTTTCAACCACTGCTGCTGTCCGGAGGTGTTATATTTTATAGTTGCGTAATCAAGCTTTGAATTTCCGCCATGAGAAGAACCTGTTACAAATACATTACCCATACCGTCAACTCTAAGCTCACTTGCTATATCATTAAGATATGCAGGACCATCATATCTTGATGCCCATTGCTGCTGACCGCTTGCATTATATTTAACGGTTAAGTAATCATAGCCCTTACCCTGCTGCTCACTGCCGCCTGTAACATAAACATTACTGTTTGCATCAAGATTTATTGAAAGCGCTTTATCATTTTTGCTTGAAGGACCGTTATACCTCTTTGCCCACTGAAGCACACCGTTTGAATTATATTTTACTGTCAGGTAATCACCATTGAGATCATCATTTCCCCAGCTTTCACCTGTTACATATACATTACCTGCATTATCAACAACAATTGCATTCGCATAATCATAATAATAGCATTCTGAACCGACTGCTCCATCATATCTTGCGACCCACAATTGCTGGCCGTTGTTGTTATATTTTATCGTACAGTAATCTTCACTTCCGTAATCTCCACCTGAACGGCTCCAGCCCGTCACATATACATTTCCCGCATTATCTATTGTTGTAGCAGAAGCATAATCAAGGTTATGTCCTGGACCGTCATATCTGACTGCCCAGATATAGTCCCCATCCTCTCCGAACTTTATGGTTGCATAATCTTCTTTTGTACTGTTTGAACCCCAGCTGACACCGGTTGCATATACAAACCCGAAGTTATCCTGGGTTATACCGGTACATTTATCAATTTGTCCGCCCGGACCGTTGTAAACAAGAACCTTTGTAACCAACTGACTGAATGAAACTGATGTAATAAACAGCATTGTTAATACTGTTATTTTTATTATCGTTTTCATTTCTTTCCCCCTGTAGTTTTAGATACAATTGTTTGAATTAAACATTAAAAAACCAAGTTTTTATATAAACCTTTTACAAATTGAAATTATTATTTAACTAAAACCATTTTAAATGTCTTTACAAACTTTTCTCCGTCATTTCCGCTTGCTTCAAGCCTGTATATATATAATCCGCTTGCCATATCTGATGCATTCCATGTAAATGAATATTTACCGGGAGTTAATTCTTCATTTACTGCAGTATTAACTGCTTCACCCAGAACATTGAATATAGTTAGCTTAACATTCGATGCTTTGGGAATATCGAACGATATTAATGTATTTGGATTGAACGGATTCGGATAGTTATTATAAAGCTTAAATTCTGCAGGAATTTCACTGTTATTCTGGCTTAGCCCTGTAATTGCTGTAGTAAAGCTCCACCTGGTACTGTACGGACTTGACATACATACATTATTTGATAAAACTTTCCAGTAATATCTTGTATTTGACTGCAGTCTTCCTGCCGGTACTGTTATCTGCCTGTTAACAATATTGTTTGAATCAAGCACAAGATTTGTAAAACCTGTGTCAGTAGCAATTCTGACCCTGTAAGATGAAGCAATAGTTATTGTATCCCATCTTAAAACAGGCGTGATATTAACTGTAGAATTATTAGCAGGCAGTAACAGATTCGGCGCGTAAACTTCTGGCAAAGCTGTTCTGAAATTGCGAACGCTTGACCAGCTTGCACTTTCACCCACCTGGTTGGTAGCTCTGATACGCCAGTAATATTGAGTGTTGTATGCAAGAACTCCCGGAGGCATAACATATTGTGAAACATTTATACCTGCAACATTATAAACTATATTCGTAAAGTTCTGGTCAGTTGCTATCTGCAGCCTGTAATTACATACCGGCGGGAAAACATCAGACCAATCAAGAGTACCTGTAGTACTGAAACATGTTGCACCGTTTGAAGGAGCACTTAGTGATGCCGCACCCGGTAATAACCAGCCCCCTGTTGTGGTTTTAATGATCGTTCCGTTTATTCCAACAGCCCAGCCTATACTTGTATCTACAAATGATACGGCAGTTAACATACTAGATGTATTGCTAGTCTGGCTGTACCAGTTGGTACCACCGTTGGAAGTTTTCCTGATAGTACCGTAATCACCTACGAGTACATAAAAATTCTGATTCTTTACAGAATTAGCCATAAGCCAGTTACTTGTTCCGCTGGACTGGCCACTCCATGTGTTGCCAAGGTTAGTTGATTTACGAATAAATCCGCCTTCACCAATTATAACGGCTTCATTAGTTGCCGTAAAGTTTACCATTTCAATTTGTGATGATGTACCGCTTGAGATCTCAGACCAGTTAACACCGCCGTTTGTAGTTCTTATAAGCTTGCCGAACTGCCCTGCTGCAAACCCATTACTTGCATCTGCAAAGCTTACGCTTGTCAGGTTTGTTGTTAAACCGGTTGAGTAAGAAACCCAGTTAGTTCCGGCATTGGTGGTACGAAGGAAAGTACCATACCATCCTGCTGCAAAGCCGGTGGCTGAGTTAATAAAGCTTACTGAACGAAGCTGGTACCCCACACCTGTCGGCTGATTGTTCCAGCTTGAGCCTCCGTTGGTTGTGCGCAGAATAACACCCACATCTCCAACAACCCAGCCGGTATTTCCGTTAATGAAATATACAGCGAACAAATGGACATTTGTACCGCTGGATACTGCAGCCCAGTTCGTACCACCATTGGTGGTTCGCAGAATTGTACCGGATTGACCTACAATAATTCCGGTTGATGCGCTGGCAAAATAAACTCCGTTTAAATTATTACTTGTTCCGCTAGTCTGCGTGAACCATCCGTAAGGCTGAGAATAAAGTTTAACACATGCTAAAATAAAAAAAACTAAAACAAAGATTGTAGACTTTTTCATAAAATTTCTCCCCCTATAAAGAAATTTATACTGATTATTACTACTGAATAATACTATACTAAGTAACGTTATTCACTAACTGATTTATGTAAACATAATATTTTATGTATCAGATAGCAACAGTTTACCCTAGCTTTTTTCGTGATTTATTTCAAATGACAGTTTTACGGTAGAAATTCAAATAAGAGTTAAATTCGAAAGAAACATGTTTAATTTGGAAGTGGGAAAAAAAATAAAAAACCCGTTGAAAATATTCAACGGGTTAGTTATCTGAATTTAAATATACTACTATGCTTTTCTGTATGCGTCAATGATTCTTGCTGTTCTAACTCCTTCTTTTACATCATGTACCCTGATAATATGAGCACCGTTCAATACTCCAATTGTATTGAGCGTAATAGTACCTTCGTGCCTGTCATTAACATCCTCGTTATCAAGTATCTTGGCAATCATGCTTTTCCTTGAAACACCTATCATTATAGGAGTATCAAGTCTTTTTAAGTCACTCAGATTTTTAAGTATCTGCAGATTATGTTCAACCGTTTTACCGAAACAAATTCCCGGATCGATAATTACCTGTTTAATACCAGCTACATTTGCTTTCCATGCAACATTTTCAAAATAAGTTATTATCTCAGCCATAAG
Coding sequences within:
- a CDS encoding ketoacyl-ACP synthase III, whose product is MGKVRAAITAVGHYVPETVLTNADLEKIVETNDEWIKTRTGISERRILTNGEPMSFMAVKAIEMLLERRGIKAEELDLILVGTVTPDMLFPSTACVIQEKIGAKNAWGFDVLAACSGFIFTLVAGMQFIESGMYKKVLIVGADKMSTITNFKDRNTCVLFGDGAGCVLLEPSEDPEYGILDTNMHVDGAGGKYLHMLGGGSLNPSSHETVDKDWHYVYQEGKYVFKDAVKGMADVSHEIMVRNGLEAKDISYLVPHQANMRILTACADRMGLPHDKVMVNIHKYGNTTAATIPLCLSEYWAEGKIKKGDNLVLASFGAGYTWGSILLKWAY
- a CDS encoding T9SS type A sorting domain-containing protein; this translates as MKKSTIFVLVFFILACVKLYSQPYGWFTQTSGTSNNLNGVYFASASTGIIVGQSGTILRTTNGGTNWAAVSSGTNVHLFAVYFINGNTGWVVGDVGVILRTTNGGSSWNNQPTGVGYQLRSVSFINSATGFAAGWYGTFLRTTNAGTNWVSYSTGLTTNLTSVSFADASNGFAAGQFGKLIRTTNGGVNWSEISSGTSSQIEMVNFTATNEAVIIGEGGFIRKSTNLGNTWSGQSSGTSNWLMANSVKNQNFYVLVGDYGTIRKTSNGGTNWYSQTSNTSSMLTAVSFVDTSIGWAVGINGTIIKTTTGGWLLPGAASLSAPSNGATCFSTTGTLDWSDVFPPVCNYRLQIATDQNFTNIVYNVAGINVSQYVMPPGVLAYNTQYYWRIRATNQVGESASWSSVRNFRTALPEVYAPNLLLPANNSTVNITPVLRWDTITIASSYRVRIATDTGFTNLVLDSNNIVNRQITVPAGRLQSNTRYYWKVLSNNVCMSSPYSTRWSFTTAITGLSQNNSEIPAEFKLYNNYPNPFNPNTLISFDIPKASNVKLTIFNVLGEAVNTAVNEELTPGKYSFTWNASDMASGLYIYRLEASGNDGEKFVKTFKMVLVK
- the rpmF gene encoding 50S ribosomal protein L32 — translated: MPNPKRKHSKQRSRKRRTHYKASAPSTMSCPNCGETKLMHRVCPGCGFYDGRSIVIPKK
- a CDS encoding DUF177 domain-containing protein, with the translated sequence MAIKINIGSLNEGSQVLELISDGKEIGLDDGFVKDPLEIKLELFKTTHQLDIKTQLKGTILLECDRCLEKFEKPLTSEFELVFVQKSPREEEINEDYIRTYSPHIKSVDITNDIKEAVILTVPMKKLPDEKPDGSCSWCGRTKEFWKDIIVEKEEDDDKY
- a CDS encoding SBBP repeat-containing protein, which codes for MKTIIKITVLTMLFITSVSFSQLVTKVLVYNGPGGQIDKCTGITQDNFGFVYATGVSWGSNSTKEDYATIKFGEDGDYIWAVRYDGPGHNLDYASATTIDNAGNVYVTGWSRSGGDYGSEDYCTIKYNNNGQQLWVARYDGAVGSECYYYDYANAIVVDNAGNVYVTGESWGNDDLNGDYLTVKYNSNGVLQWAKRYNGPSSKNDKALSINLDANSNVYVTGGSEQQGKGYDYLTVKYNASGQQQWASRYDGPAYLNDIASELRVDGMGNVFVTGSSHGGNSKLDYATIKYNTSGQQQWLKRYTNTPINDTDAATGIDLDVYGHVYVTGYSKSSGTASYDFVTIKYNNSTGNQDWLKRNDGGLSDKARDIKVINKTCIASGSPGGEGDVPCWDVYVYVTGESFKTGQQNDFLTYGYGETGNQRWECRFNGPTNAGDGAYSISVKPAYPIIYAGGFFGNDYGVIGITELTRNGSGDFKGLSTNYPNPFNPSTNISYNLVKESFVKISVYDLLGRTVAELVNGKKPEGLHSVTLDASNLNSGVYFYRIETDFASETKKIVLIK
- the plsX gene encoding phosphate acyltransferase PlsX, translating into MSKGAKDKVTISLDAMGGDNAPVNEVAGAVETVRTCEGINITLVGKLSLIEQELKKHTYDSSRINIHNAEDVIGMDESPTEAIRKKPDSSLVSGLKLCKNGKADGFISAGNTGAVMAASLFTLGRIANVSRPTIGSRFPTERGITMVFDVGANVDCKPLQLVQFAVMGSVFANHIYGINNPKIGLLSVGEEKSKGDAVTVETYDLLEKSGLNFIGNVEGRDIMKGETDVIVCDGFTGNIVLKFAESVLNLLKTKFKDYADRGFVNKMKVGMAYGTLKDILKDFDYQEYGGVPLLGVNGISIIGHGRSSPRAIMNMAIKAEQMARAGINDIIAEKIKDIKDFLPEN